One Synechococcus sp. MU1617 DNA window includes the following coding sequences:
- a CDS encoding ABC transporter permease, with the protein MNRRMPATETVRMALSTLRSNRLRSLLTMVGIVIGNASVITLVGVGRGAQGLAEGQLNNLGANVLFVVPGNTNTRRQGVTRPKTLVLEDAEAIAAQVPSVKRVAPLVNTNQVVQAGARSATGAVFGVTPEFLPVRSFEVAKGRFISAKAVAGARAVAVLGSDLRKKMFPTGSAIGQQVRIGNQSFEVIGVMAPKGAVFGSNQDENIYIPITTMVNRITGRDPIYGVSLNSISVEARDEQSINAASFQINNLLRQRHRILRDDDFVVRSQKDALTIVSTITGGLTLMLGAIGGISLLVGGIGIMNIMLVSVSERTEEIGLRKALGARSTDVLQQFLVESLVLASLGGAIGTLVGLGTVSLVAAVTPLPAAIGATTVMFTVGLSGSIGLFFGVVPARRAAKLDPIVALRSL; encoded by the coding sequence ATGAACCGGCGGATGCCCGCAACGGAAACGGTGCGGATGGCCCTGTCCACCCTGCGGAGCAACCGTCTGCGCAGCCTGCTCACCATGGTGGGCATCGTGATCGGTAATGCCTCTGTGATCACCCTGGTGGGGGTTGGTCGTGGCGCCCAGGGGCTGGCTGAAGGGCAGTTGAACAACCTCGGTGCCAATGTGCTGTTTGTGGTCCCTGGCAACACAAACACCAGACGCCAAGGTGTCACCCGACCCAAAACGCTTGTCCTGGAGGATGCCGAAGCCATCGCCGCTCAAGTTCCCAGCGTCAAACGCGTCGCGCCTCTGGTCAACACCAATCAGGTGGTGCAGGCGGGAGCCCGCAGTGCCACTGGTGCGGTCTTCGGCGTGACACCGGAGTTCCTTCCGGTTCGCAGCTTTGAAGTGGCCAAGGGCCGTTTCATCAGCGCCAAGGCAGTAGCCGGTGCACGGGCTGTTGCTGTGCTCGGCTCTGATCTACGCAAAAAGATGTTCCCCACTGGCTCAGCGATTGGCCAGCAGGTGCGCATCGGCAATCAAAGCTTTGAGGTGATCGGTGTGATGGCCCCCAAAGGGGCCGTGTTCGGCAGCAACCAGGATGAAAACATTTACATCCCAATCACAACGATGGTGAACCGGATCACCGGTCGGGATCCGATTTACGGCGTCAGCCTCAACTCCATCAGTGTTGAAGCCAGAGATGAACAGAGCATCAACGCAGCAAGCTTTCAGATCAACAACCTGCTGAGACAGAGGCACCGAATTCTCCGGGATGACGATTTCGTGGTTCGGTCCCAGAAGGATGCCCTCACCATCGTGAGCACCATCACCGGAGGACTCACCTTGATGCTCGGGGCCATCGGAGGGATCTCCCTGCTGGTGGGCGGCATCGGGATCATGAACATCATGCTGGTGTCCGTCAGCGAACGAACCGAAGAGATCGGTCTGCGCAAGGCCCTGGGGGCTCGCAGCACTGATGTGCTGCAGCAGTTTCTGGTGGAATCCCTGGTGCTTGCCAGCCTGGGCGGCGCCATCGGCACGCTGGTGGGGCTTGGAACCGTGAGCCTCGTGGCGGCGGTCACGCCACTCCCGGCAGCGATCGGCGCCACGACAGTGATGTTCACCGTTGGGCTCTCAGGATCGATCGGACTGTTCTTCGGTGTCGTACCTGCCCGACGAGCCGCCAAGCTCGATCCAATTGTTGCCCTGAGAAGCCTTTGA
- the pyk gene encoding pyruvate kinase, with protein MGQFDLNRRTKIVATIGPATESPQRIKELVKAGATTFRLNFSHGDHSEHAARIATIRQVSEELGQTIGILQDLQGPKIRLGRFAEGPITLANGDPFTLTSRPVSCDKTIATVTYDKLADEVTAGSRILLDDGRVEMRVDTVDKAQQTLHCTVTVGGVLSNNKGVNFPDVQLSVRALTDKDKTDLAFGLSQGVDWVALSFVRNPSDMEEIRGLIREQGHETPVVAKIEKFEAIDQIDSILPLCDGVMVARGDLGVEMPAEEVPLLQKELISKANSLGIPIITATQMLDSMASSPRPTRAEVSDVANAILDGTDAVMLSNETAVGDFPVEAVQTMATIARRIEKDYPQRSIDSHLPSTVPNALSGAVSTIASQLNASAILPLTKSGATARNVSKFRPAAPILAVTPDRTVACRLQLVWGVTPLVIPQGERTTQTFHAAMVKARELDLLKEGDLVVQSAGTHSGVSGSTDLVKVSIVSNEAEATLI; from the coding sequence ATGGGCCAGTTCGACCTGAACCGACGGACCAAGATCGTGGCCACCATCGGCCCTGCCACGGAAAGTCCGCAGCGGATCAAGGAGCTGGTGAAGGCTGGTGCCACCACGTTCCGGCTGAACTTTTCCCACGGGGACCACAGCGAACACGCCGCACGCATCGCCACGATTCGTCAGGTGTCTGAGGAATTGGGTCAGACCATCGGCATCCTCCAAGACCTTCAGGGCCCGAAGATCCGACTCGGGAGGTTTGCGGAAGGCCCGATCACCCTGGCCAATGGCGATCCCTTCACGCTCACCTCACGGCCGGTGAGCTGCGACAAGACGATCGCAACCGTGACCTACGACAAGCTGGCCGACGAAGTCACCGCCGGAAGCCGGATCCTGCTCGACGACGGCCGCGTTGAGATGAGGGTCGATACCGTCGACAAGGCGCAGCAGACCCTGCATTGCACCGTGACCGTGGGCGGTGTTCTTTCCAACAACAAGGGCGTCAACTTCCCGGACGTGCAGCTTTCCGTTCGTGCCCTAACGGACAAGGACAAGACCGACTTGGCCTTTGGCCTCAGCCAGGGGGTGGATTGGGTGGCACTCAGCTTCGTGCGCAATCCCTCCGACATGGAAGAGATTCGCGGACTGATCCGTGAGCAGGGCCATGAGACCCCTGTGGTGGCGAAGATCGAAAAATTTGAGGCCATCGATCAGATCGATTCGATCCTTCCGCTCTGCGACGGTGTGATGGTGGCCCGCGGTGACCTCGGAGTGGAGATGCCGGCTGAGGAAGTTCCGCTTCTGCAGAAGGAACTGATCAGCAAGGCCAACAGCCTGGGCATCCCCATCATCACGGCCACCCAGATGCTGGATTCCATGGCCTCCAGCCCCCGGCCGACCCGAGCCGAAGTCAGCGACGTGGCCAACGCCATCCTTGATGGCACCGACGCCGTGATGCTTTCCAATGAGACCGCGGTGGGGGATTTCCCCGTGGAAGCCGTTCAGACCATGGCCACCATTGCTCGAAGGATTGAAAAGGACTATCCCCAACGCTCGATCGACAGCCACCTGCCCAGCACCGTTCCCAATGCCTTGAGCGGTGCGGTCAGCACCATCGCCAGCCAGCTCAACGCCTCCGCGATCCTTCCCCTCACAAAAAGTGGGGCCACGGCTCGAAACGTCAGCAAGTTTCGGCCTGCGGCACCGATTCTTGCTGTCACCCCCGATCGCACCGTTGCCTGCCGTCTTCAGCTGGTGTGGGGTGTGACCCCTCTGGTGATTCCCCAGGGCGAACGCACCACGCAAACCTTCCACGCCGCCATGGTCAAGGCCAGAGAACTGGATCTGCTGAAGGAGGGAGATCTTGTGGTTCAGTCCGCAGGCACCCATTCGGGCGTTTCCGGATCCACGGATCTTGTCAAGGTGAGCATCGTTAGCAACGAAGCTGAAGCGACACTGATCTGA
- a CDS encoding nucleoside triphosphate pyrophosphohydrolase family protein has product MEMNSYQDAARKTAAYPDVGRNPIYPTLGLTGEAGEVADKVKKVIRDREGVFDADTREAIKLELGDVLWYVAQLASELGYDLDEVAEANLQKLSSRAARGRIGGSGDQR; this is encoded by the coding sequence ATGGAGATGAATTCCTATCAGGACGCCGCCCGAAAGACGGCTGCCTACCCGGATGTGGGCCGTAATCCCATCTATCCGACCCTTGGTTTGACCGGTGAAGCCGGCGAGGTGGCTGACAAGGTGAAAAAGGTGATTCGGGATCGTGAGGGTGTTTTTGATGCCGACACCCGCGAAGCAATCAAGTTGGAGCTGGGAGATGTGCTCTGGTACGTGGCTCAGCTGGCCAGCGAACTGGGTTATGACCTGGATGAGGTGGCTGAAGCCAACCTGCAGAAACTGTCGAGCCGGGCTGCCCGTGGGCGCATCGGCGGCAGCGGTGACCAACGTTGA
- a CDS encoding YggT family protein: protein MESLPVTLLQVLSQTLQIYSLVLIVRVLLSWFPNLDWGNPVLSSVSAITDPYLNAFRGLIPPLGGIDLSAILAFLALNLLQSLVGQSISAFYMSGSTW, encoded by the coding sequence ATGGAATCTCTACCCGTCACCCTGCTGCAGGTGCTGTCCCAGACCCTGCAGATCTACTCATTGGTGCTGATCGTTCGAGTTCTGCTGAGCTGGTTCCCGAACCTGGACTGGGGCAATCCGGTGCTGAGCAGCGTGAGTGCGATCACCGACCCCTACCTCAACGCATTCAGGGGTTTGATCCCACCACTTGGGGGCATTGACCTCTCCGCCATCCTGGCCTTCCTGGCCCTGAATCTGTTGCAGAGCCTGGTGGGGCAGTCGATCAGCGCCTTCTACATGTCGGGCTCCACCTGGTGA
- the scpB gene encoding SMC-Scp complex subunit ScpB has protein sequence MTSASLPTRLEAILYLKGRPVSVGELTELADSDRRSVEEALVALTASYAQRDSALEIVEQSGRYGLQLRPGMGDLVKDLLPVNLSTATLRTLATIALKKRILQSDLVDLRGSGAYDHIKELLAQEFIERRRQSEGRSYWLTLTEKFHRTFSVLPDLGATDLTEAA, from the coding sequence ATGACGTCTGCATCCCTGCCCACCAGACTCGAGGCGATTCTTTATCTCAAGGGCCGGCCCGTCAGCGTCGGCGAACTGACCGAGCTTGCCGATTCAGACCGCCGGTCCGTGGAAGAAGCCCTCGTGGCCCTGACGGCCTCTTACGCCCAGAGGGACAGTGCCCTTGAGATCGTTGAACAGAGCGGTCGCTACGGGCTGCAGCTCAGGCCGGGCATGGGCGATCTGGTCAAAGACCTGCTGCCGGTGAATCTCTCCACGGCAACCTTGCGAACCCTTGCCACCATTGCCCTGAAGAAGCGAATTCTTCAATCGGATCTTGTGGATCTGCGGGGCTCGGGGGCCTACGACCACATCAAGGAACTGCTGGCGCAGGAATTCATCGAACGGCGTCGACAGAGCGAGGGGCGGTCCTACTGGCTCACTCTCACCGAAAAATTCCATCGCACCTTCTCCGTGCTTCCTGATCTCGGGGCAACCGATCTGACGGAAGCTGCATAA
- the ilvA gene encoding threonine ammonia-lyase, biosynthetic: MTDYLQRILRARVYDVARETPLDHAPNLSRRLNNAVWLKREDLQPVFSFKLRGAYNRMAQLSADELKRGVIASSAGNHAQGVALSAKRLGCRAVIVMPSTTPEVKVRAVRALGGDVVLHGETYDECSAEAQRRCKAEGLTFIHPFDDPEVIAGQGTIGMEIMRQAEQPPNAIYVAVGGGGLIAGIAAYVKRLWPETEVIGVEPVDADALSRSLEQGKRVELEQVGLFADGVAVRKVGQHTFELAQQFVDRMVRVDTDAICAAIKDVFEDTRSILEPAGALAVAGLKQDVADRHLAGSNLVAVACGANMNFDRLRFIAERAELGEEREAMLAVEIPESPGSLRRLCELLRERSLTEFSYRMTDGATAQIFIGVQVKDESDRASLLNQLERGGFPCLDLSENEFAKVHLRHMVGGRLPSSARTACAGECKELLYRFEFPERPGALMSFVDALHPGWSISIFHYRNHGADVGRIVVGVLVPEQEKEGWTDFLDALGYRHWDETNNPAYGLFL; this comes from the coding sequence ATGACCGATTACCTGCAGCGGATCCTGCGCGCCCGCGTCTACGACGTGGCGAGGGAAACCCCCTTGGATCACGCCCCCAATCTGAGCCGCCGGCTGAACAACGCGGTCTGGCTGAAGCGTGAGGATCTCCAGCCGGTGTTCTCGTTCAAGCTGCGCGGCGCTTACAACCGCATGGCCCAGCTCAGTGCCGACGAGCTGAAGCGCGGTGTGATTGCCTCCAGCGCCGGCAACCATGCCCAGGGCGTCGCCTTAAGTGCCAAGCGGCTCGGCTGTCGGGCCGTGATCGTGATGCCGAGCACCACCCCAGAGGTGAAAGTTCGCGCCGTGCGGGCCCTTGGCGGTGACGTGGTCCTCCATGGCGAGACCTACGACGAGTGCTCCGCGGAAGCGCAGCGACGCTGCAAGGCCGAGGGGCTCACCTTCATCCACCCCTTTGACGATCCGGAGGTGATCGCAGGTCAGGGGACCATCGGAATGGAGATCATGCGCCAGGCCGAGCAGCCACCCAACGCCATCTATGTGGCTGTGGGCGGTGGTGGCCTGATCGCAGGAATCGCCGCCTACGTCAAACGGCTCTGGCCGGAAACGGAGGTGATCGGCGTTGAGCCTGTCGATGCCGATGCCCTGAGCCGCTCCCTCGAGCAAGGCAAGCGGGTGGAACTGGAACAGGTCGGTCTTTTTGCCGATGGCGTCGCGGTCAGGAAGGTGGGCCAACACACCTTTGAGCTGGCTCAGCAGTTCGTCGATCGGATGGTTCGGGTCGACACCGATGCCATCTGTGCCGCGATCAAGGACGTCTTTGAAGACACCCGTTCAATCCTTGAGCCGGCCGGTGCTCTGGCGGTTGCCGGGCTCAAGCAGGACGTGGCCGATCGGCACCTAGCGGGGAGCAATCTTGTGGCGGTGGCCTGCGGGGCCAACATGAATTTCGACCGACTGCGCTTCATCGCCGAACGGGCTGAGCTCGGTGAAGAGCGAGAAGCAATGTTGGCCGTGGAAATTCCCGAATCACCCGGCAGCCTGAGGCGGCTTTGCGAACTGCTACGGGAGCGCAGTCTTACGGAATTCAGCTACCGCATGACCGATGGCGCCACGGCGCAGATCTTCATCGGTGTGCAGGTGAAAGATGAAAGCGACCGTGCCTCACTGCTGAACCAACTGGAACGTGGGGGTTTCCCCTGCCTCGATCTGAGTGAGAACGAATTTGCCAAGGTCCACCTGCGCCACATGGTGGGGGGCCGTCTGCCGTCCTCAGCGCGCACGGCCTGTGCCGGGGAATGCAAGGAGCTGCTGTATCGCTTCGAATTCCCCGAACGCCCGGGTGCCTTGATGAGCTTCGTGGATGCTCTGCACCCCGGCTGGAGCATCAGCATCTTCCACTACAGAAACCACGGCGCCGACGTAGGGCGCATTGTTGTGGGGGTGCTGGTGCCGGAACAGGAGAAGGAGGGCTGGACCGACTTCCTCGATGCCCTGGGATATCGCCACTGGGATGAAACGAACAACCCGGCCTATGGCCTGTTCCTCTGA
- the dxs gene encoding 1-deoxy-D-xylulose-5-phosphate synthase, which produces MHLGDLKHPNELHGLSPAQLEDVARQIRERHLQVVSTSGGHLGPGLGVVELTLALYQTLDLDHDRVIWDVGHQAYPHKLITGRFNEFDSLRQQHGVAGYLKRSESDFDHFGAGHASTSISAALGMAMARDNRGESFKCVAVIGDGALTGGMALEAINHAGHLPNTPFLVVLNDNDMSISPPVGALSNVLNRARLSPPMQFLSGSVEESVRHLPFMGGEIPAELNRLKGSMRRLAVPKVGAVFEELGFTYMGPIDGHDIGEMVRTFQAAHREGGPVLVHVVTKKGKGYPYAEADQVGYHAQSAFDLGTGKAIPSSKPKPPSYSKVFGQTLVKLCEQNSRVIGITAAMATGTGLDLLQKAVPDQYVDVGIAEQHAVTLAAGMACEGLRPVVAIYSTFLQRAYDQLIHDVGIQKLPVTFVLDRAGIVGADGPTHQGQYDISYMRAIPNFTVMAPKDEAELQQMLVTCLHHDGPTALRIPRGSGEGVPLMEEGWESLPIGRGELLREGNDLMIVAYGSMVAPALATATLLEEAGLSTTVINARFLRPLDQALIHPLARRIPRVVTMEEGALPGGFGAAVLESLIDQDINVSMLRIGIPDQLVDHATPQQSKEALGLTPAQMAERILERFSNTSGDLPSTASIKALQA; this is translated from the coding sequence ATGCATCTCGGAGATCTGAAGCATCCGAATGAACTGCACGGACTCAGCCCGGCTCAGCTCGAGGATGTGGCTCGGCAGATTCGTGAGCGGCATCTGCAGGTGGTGTCCACCAGTGGTGGTCATCTGGGTCCTGGTTTGGGAGTTGTGGAGCTGACCCTGGCGCTATACCAGACGCTCGACCTCGACCATGACCGTGTGATCTGGGATGTCGGCCATCAGGCCTACCCCCACAAATTGATCACCGGCCGGTTCAACGAATTCGATTCCCTGCGCCAGCAGCACGGGGTCGCGGGTTATCTCAAGCGCTCGGAGAGCGACTTCGATCACTTCGGAGCTGGCCACGCCAGCACGTCCATCTCCGCGGCGCTGGGCATGGCCATGGCGCGGGACAACCGGGGTGAGTCGTTCAAATGCGTTGCCGTTATCGGTGATGGAGCCCTGACAGGCGGCATGGCTCTGGAGGCGATCAACCACGCCGGACACCTTCCCAACACGCCGTTTCTGGTGGTGCTGAACGACAACGACATGTCGATTTCCCCGCCGGTGGGTGCGCTGTCGAATGTGTTGAACCGTGCGCGGCTCAGCCCACCGATGCAGTTCCTCTCAGGGAGTGTCGAAGAAAGCGTTCGGCACCTGCCCTTCATGGGTGGTGAGATCCCTGCGGAACTCAACCGCCTCAAGGGGAGCATGCGTCGCCTCGCGGTTCCGAAGGTGGGTGCTGTCTTCGAGGAACTGGGTTTCACCTACATGGGGCCGATCGACGGCCATGACATCGGTGAAATGGTGCGCACCTTCCAGGCGGCCCACCGTGAGGGCGGCCCTGTGTTGGTGCATGTGGTCACCAAAAAGGGCAAGGGCTACCCCTACGCCGAGGCCGATCAGGTTGGCTATCACGCCCAATCGGCGTTTGATCTCGGCACCGGCAAGGCGATTCCGTCCTCGAAACCCAAGCCCCCCAGCTACAGCAAGGTGTTTGGCCAGACCCTGGTCAAGCTCTGTGAGCAGAACAGTCGGGTGATCGGCATCACCGCGGCCATGGCCACCGGTACCGGTCTTGATCTGCTTCAGAAGGCTGTTCCGGACCAGTACGTGGACGTTGGTATTGCTGAGCAACATGCCGTCACCTTGGCGGCTGGCATGGCCTGCGAGGGTTTGCGCCCTGTCGTCGCCATCTACAGCACCTTTTTGCAGCGCGCCTACGACCAGTTGATCCACGACGTTGGCATTCAGAAGCTGCCCGTCACCTTCGTGCTGGATCGTGCCGGCATCGTCGGTGCTGACGGCCCGACTCACCAGGGTCAATACGACATCAGCTACATGCGGGCCATTCCCAACTTCACGGTGATGGCGCCGAAGGATGAGGCTGAGCTGCAGCAGATGTTGGTGACCTGCCTGCATCACGACGGGCCCACGGCGCTGCGGATTCCCCGGGGCTCCGGTGAAGGCGTTCCGTTGATGGAAGAAGGTTGGGAATCGCTGCCGATCGGCCGCGGTGAACTGCTGCGGGAAGGCAACGATCTGATGATCGTGGCCTACGGCTCGATGGTGGCTCCTGCCCTAGCCACAGCAACGCTCTTGGAAGAAGCGGGGCTCTCCACCACTGTGATCAATGCTCGCTTCCTGCGGCCCCTGGATCAGGCGCTGATTCATCCCCTGGCGCGACGCATCCCCCGCGTGGTCACCATGGAAGAGGGGGCGCTCCCCGGTGGCTTTGGCGCAGCGGTTCTTGAGTCGTTGATTGATCAGGACATCAACGTGTCGATGCTGCGCATCGGTATCCCCGATCAGCTGGTCGATCACGCCACGCCGCAGCAGAGCAAGGAGGCCCTCGGCCTCACTCCTGCGCAGATGGCGGAACGCATCCTTGAGCGCTTCAGCAACACCTCTGGTGATCTGCCATCCACCGCTTCGATCAAGGCCCTCCAGGCCTAA
- a CDS encoding NAD(P)/FAD-dependent oxidoreductase, with product MSVLIVGAGPSGARLAIQLARAGVEVTLVDRLADPHRHAYSSGALPLDAVRRLGLPDEAIAATWQGWQLHDPSGLVHQWWSAGDLGVVLDFGRLRSWLWEQARRHGVELIQDCRAALSSLSAEGASVRLQTRDGWTSLRSARWLIDATGARRDLLQQAGLSPNPEDPLLQGIGVEWLLQADDRQSAAWRDRISFFLGTAWIPHGYGWIFPMQGQRLKVGVCHLPPADRSTPGSLASPLQRLIQRCGLSACPVLDRHGGPVSSSISRTEPLAAGALLAVGDAASSANLLGGEGIRHAMDSADQLADLLIAEGIRGDSTTMARRYQQQLKDQRSWRWLVSGRLARRTWWGLDNPRADRRLQRLIHGLSVSTEAPALSELLFDYNFERYGLRLLPYLL from the coding sequence GTGTCGGTTCTGATCGTTGGCGCGGGGCCGTCCGGTGCCCGTTTGGCGATTCAACTGGCGCGGGCGGGTGTTGAGGTCACCTTGGTGGATCGCTTGGCCGATCCCCATCGCCATGCCTATTCCAGTGGTGCTTTGCCATTGGACGCTGTTCGTCGGCTTGGTCTGCCGGATGAAGCCATTGCCGCCACCTGGCAGGGCTGGCAGCTGCACGATCCCTCGGGTCTCGTTCATCAGTGGTGGTCTGCCGGCGATCTGGGGGTGGTGCTCGACTTTGGTCGGCTTCGGTCCTGGCTCTGGGAGCAGGCGCGTCGCCATGGGGTGGAGTTGATTCAGGACTGCCGGGCTGCGCTGAGCTCGCTTTCGGCCGAAGGGGCCAGTGTCCGGTTGCAGACCCGCGATGGATGGACGTCATTACGCTCAGCTCGTTGGCTGATTGATGCCACGGGTGCACGCCGAGATCTGCTGCAGCAGGCCGGCCTCAGCCCCAATCCGGAGGATCCATTGCTGCAGGGCATCGGCGTTGAGTGGTTGCTCCAAGCCGACGACCGTCAGTCCGCTGCCTGGCGGGATCGGATCAGTTTCTTCCTGGGCACCGCCTGGATCCCCCACGGATACGGCTGGATCTTCCCGATGCAAGGGCAACGGCTGAAGGTGGGCGTCTGTCACCTTCCACCGGCGGATCGATCGACTCCCGGCAGCCTGGCTAGCCCCCTTCAGCGCTTGATTCAACGCTGTGGCTTGAGCGCCTGCCCGGTGCTGGATCGCCATGGCGGCCCCGTGTCCAGCAGCATCTCACGCACCGAACCGTTAGCGGCCGGGGCGCTGCTGGCGGTGGGGGATGCGGCCAGTTCCGCCAACCTGCTTGGGGGAGAAGGGATCCGCCATGCCATGGACAGCGCTGATCAATTGGCCGATCTGTTGATCGCTGAAGGGATTCGGGGAGATTCCACGACGATGGCCCGTCGATACCAACAGCAGCTCAAGGACCAGCGGAGTTGGCGCTGGTTGGTGTCTGGCCGGCTGGCGCGGCGCACCTGGTGGGGACTCGACAATCCAAGGGCGGATCGGCGTCTTCAACGTCTGATCCATGGGCTTTCTGTTTCAACAGAAGCCCCAGCTCTGTCTGAGCTGTTGTTCGACTACAACTTCGAGCGTTACGGCCTTCGTCTGCTGCCGTATCTGCTTTGA
- the psaK gene encoding photosystem I reaction center subunit PsaK: MLTHLFAIAPATVSWSPKVALVMILCNVVAIMVGKATIKHPNVGAGLPNASFFGGMGHAALLGTTSLGHIIGIGAIQGLAARGVL, translated from the coding sequence ATGCTGACCCACCTTTTCGCGATCGCTCCCGCCACCGTGTCCTGGTCTCCCAAGGTCGCCTTGGTGATGATCCTCTGCAATGTGGTTGCCATCATGGTCGGCAAGGCCACGATCAAGCACCCCAACGTTGGTGCTGGACTCCCCAACGCTTCCTTCTTCGGCGGAATGGGCCACGCAGCCCTGCTCGGCACCACCAGCCTGGGCCACATCATCGGCATCGGCGCCATCCAGGGTCTGGCCGCCCGCGGCGTGCTCTGA
- a CDS encoding DUF3593 domain-containing protein, translated as MNFDPAPLFAASLIPYLLFLYWLRKSEALPLMAERGFQLTLLFVAVTIGAAIAALRCCSAELVEIDWLHGGAEAFLTLSNTVLVIGLLLPTTKKG; from the coding sequence ATGAACTTCGATCCCGCACCGCTGTTCGCGGCCTCGCTGATCCCCTATCTGCTGTTTCTGTACTGGCTCAGGAAAAGTGAGGCGCTTCCGCTGATGGCGGAACGGGGCTTCCAGCTCACCCTTCTGTTTGTGGCCGTCACGATTGGTGCCGCCATTGCCGCCCTGCGCTGCTGCTCCGCCGAACTGGTGGAGATCGACTGGTTGCATGGTGGGGCAGAAGCCTTTCTCACCCTCAGCAATACGGTTTTGGTGATCGGACTGTTGTTACCAACCACCAAAAAAGGGTGA
- a CDS encoding DUF2499 domain-containing protein yields MHALSLGTWWIHVASVVEWCVAIVLMHRRGLPGMAWAMLPALVSAMAACTWHLFDNSEALRGLVTLQALFTVIGNCTLAFAAWQLQRRRVVDGVSAP; encoded by the coding sequence ATGCACGCGTTGTCACTCGGAACCTGGTGGATCCACGTCGCCTCCGTGGTCGAGTGGTGCGTCGCGATCGTCTTGATGCATCGGCGCGGGCTGCCGGGCATGGCCTGGGCCATGCTTCCGGCCCTCGTCAGTGCAATGGCCGCCTGCACCTGGCATCTGTTTGACAACAGCGAAGCGTTGAGGGGCCTGGTCACCCTTCAGGCCCTGTTCACCGTGATCGGCAACTGCACCCTGGCCTTTGCGGCTTGGCAGCTCCAACGACGCCGAGTGGTGGACGGAGTCAGCGCTCCATGA